The Oreochromis niloticus isolate F11D_XX linkage group LG13, O_niloticus_UMD_NMBU, whole genome shotgun sequence genome has a window encoding:
- the zgc:172136 gene encoding FERM domain-containing protein 6: MSTLLKQERTICVLLPNKEQLDITVGLKSTGQDVLKRVAELLGIKELHFFGLTVVKDNEHIFLDLEEKLNKYFSKEWNQDLGKGLQKRSLPLILCLKVQYYVENGRLFCERKARHLYYSDLRERVLRSECRQQEEVYFQLAGYALQADLGDHPVLEEGVKLSRYFEPKEYFPPWIIAKRGVKYLHCHGPKVHQELWGMSTRDAMLHFIKESCQLEDVPVTFYRLQKDKREERGTALLGLTLRGMQVYQEVNNILELIYDFPWSNVGRLTFLGKKFEIQPDGLPSARKLVYYTGSSFRSRHLLLHLSNSHQLYLSLQPVLKHLHQLEESKEKQHYRESYISDDLDLDPQGSEGSPGLSRHSTSSSGIEADARQHSICAEMVSMGDEGHRQAEKCFSSAASRGSSCTSGFDTSSKARIEDEGWQEEEIKTRVQSPDEVLVDDPDEMFQLADLLGGVSVDCGELCSKNHSPENTGCALHGDEDAGKLYNKDVLKEVLKSRAQVCVDRHSHSLDDVRLVPPPAPLGMAVPPDSSHSYTFGLPDASANTKTTVDHSYYPFLHCQPNPIFYGRRSTNCLSLDMLGDEQFMEYIF; encoded by the exons ATGTCCACATTACTAAAGCAGGAGAGAACTATTTGTGTTCTGCTCCCCAACAAAGAACAGCTGGACATCACTGTCGGG CTGAAGTCCACAGGCCAGGATGTTCTGAAGCGTGTGGCAGAGCTTCTTGGAATCAAAGAGCTTCACTTTTTTGGCCTGACAGTAGTTAAAG ACAATGAGCACATATTTTTAGACCTGGAGGAGAAGCTCAATAAGTACTTTTCTAAGGAATGGAACCAAGATTTAGGAAAG ggATTACAGAAGAGATCATTGCCTCTGATTCTCTGCCTTAAAGTGCAGTACTACGTAGAGAATGGTAGACTTTTTTG TGAGCGAAAGGCACGGCATCTTTACTACTCTGACTTGCGGGAGCGAGTGCTACGCTCTGAATGTCGTCAGCAGGAGGAGGTCTACTTCCAGCTGGCGGGTTACGCCCTGCAGGCTGACCTTGGCGACCACCCGGTGCTGGAGGAAGGCGTAAAGCTTTCCCGTTATTTTGAACCCAAGGAGTACTTTCCCCCATGG ATTATAGCTAAACGTGGAGTGAAATATCTCCACTGCCATGGGCCAAAGGTACACCAGGAGCTGTGGGGCATGTCTACTCGTGATGCAATGCTCCACTTCATCAAAGAGTCATGCCAGTTGGAGGATGTACCTGTCACGTTTTACAGATTGCAAAAG gATAAGAGGGAGGAGAGGGGAACAGCATTGCTTGGTCTGACCCTGCGAGGAATGCAAGTTTATCAg GAGGTGAACAACATACTTGAACTAATATATGACTTTCCCTGGTCAAATGTGGGACGTCTTACCTTCCTG GGTAAGAAATTCGAGATCCAGCCAGATGGCTTGCCATCCGCCAGGAAGCTGGTTTACTACACTGGTTCATCTTTCCGCTCTCGCCACCTCCTCTTGCACCTGAGCAACAGCCATCAGCTCTACCTCAGCCTCCAACCTGTCCTCAAACACCTACACCAGCTGGAGGagagcaaag agaAGCAACATTACAGAGAGTCCTACATCAGTGATGATCTGGATTTGGATCCTCAAGGCAGTGAAGGCAGTCCTGGTCTCTCCCGACACTCCACCAGCAGCTCTGGAATCGAAGCAGACGCTCGCCAACACAGCATCTGTGCAGAGATGGTCTCCATGGGGGATGAAGGTCATCGGCAAGCTGAGAAGTGTttcagctcagcagccagcCGAGGCAGCTCCTGTACCTCAGGGTTTGACACGAGCAGCAAAGCACGAATAGAAGATGAAGGGTGGCAAGAGGAAG AGATCAAGACCAGGGTCCAAAGTCCAGACGAGGTTCTTGTGGATGATCCTGATGAGATGTTCCAGCTGGCTGATCTTCTGGGAGGAGTTTCAGTGGATTGTGGAGAACTCTGTTCAAAGAATCATTCACCAg AAAACACAGGCTGTGCTCTACACGGTGATGAAGATGCTGGGAAATTGTATAACAAGGATGTGTTAAAAGAG GTTCTGAAATCTAGAGCGCAAGTTTGTGTGGATCGGCACAGCCACAGCCTAGATGATGTCCGCCTCGTCCCTCCTCCTGCACCCCTGGGGATGGCAGTGCCACCTGATTCTTCTCACAGCTACACCTTTGGACTACCAGATGCCTCAGCAAACACAAAGACCACTGTTGATCACAGCTATTACCCCTTCTTGCACTGCCAGCCTAATCCTATCTTCTATGGCCGCAGGTCCACCAACTGCCTCTCCCTGGACATGTTGGGCGATGAACAGTTCATGGAATACATATTTTGA
- the tarbp1 gene encoding probable methyltransferase TARBP1, which translates to MYSALINAVLSSSPDYDLLFESLSWPSESWPDTERVEALTAFIEGLGPLLTEPGSTSFPDAKRRCVLDKVESVLWTKCLPFLSRISAEAGEGVRCRESTAAACRLLSVCVPLCNEAVCRRVCQSILPSPHLSEEELTSPGRLSVEVASEVVAALLPFLAADEQLTHTTVSSSLSSIRTLPDALVSKPVRVILSLLNCLSSARLKSILKLILDDLNSWHSTDRTPAVTERTLLCLTALSDHLLKPHHHPPSSSSSCCDLDPRLSLQFWTMVQDGLIHSDSVSRKRALFLLKRCAALSEEDGLDCPLSATREDENLFKWASSKNKLLREFWEDYVLVMETLEENQIHVVRPVLNRIDTLIQTTANDDQGQGLFHPSWLLCVYQRMFHSENKSLMREGVCHLLELRVLQQPTFALAFSQFIVGPFMDVLSETSLFHRSVGQSVGDCPELGVKLEVFLATFFSSLPTEHRGCVLLQLIQQLGSKHWCALPLLFLCQALSKLPPSPLLGTSGLTALRDVLRCTMITHQVLLRGAAQCFLLNSALSLTVVSEVTLDDVFSFLTHFRADESLCRGTQLWKQLCAWLLENEGSFKPRITDEDCTGASTSNETIRAHVQGEIVSYLRVPASTGQTERLPDSREADKLARAILLCVDMERSQSGAEISNTLESLLSPLLETLSRVSTNIYLPQRKSDKSLQLVLRLFQLGKIPRSQRDGAEQGDSVMVTIETVILRLLDPIQEFIFRRLCGELQEVFDVERAELYLYVLRQLVVMCRSMPQYHNKIPHSGFSKLIKYSLTVLREPDQQVPSLAYQVTRAVTMASLATLCGLMEHEVIDKRPETVSALKSLNEYFYSPKLPSSHSQTSLGNVNQRLLKPETIDCDLEVQDLLQDWGRFSANFMRDQWICLNFLIKVFGIPESVEAAETLKAALSCSVEALALLPSDLVLPVFTFMETVLPQLVRDEEALCVEAVSLSWELVQGLSTNANDFWPALKGFISMAFHHKLLQLTHAQSPTLTATLKQIARELMELSQSKSGVFGVLLQHCCQMWLPAGGGSGDQADTVFSSIFNHISIITEACVYGPVFRRDQRLVQDVQIYVEQLGEKCAANVAVTSDNRDDQLPRMCVLAFLCHLDSSNLQHQRLMEEVAMELLKKDNDISRSKVRYYSNSLQHRVKNRVWQTLLLLLPKLREEFVATLWGRVFEAGFCSNQASVKYLIEWMMILILVRYPQHTDSFWSCFSLDHEKTKTSVCTFLSVLVHFSVIFPKLKEKAAQLRKALDVILQSCFNHNFSVRLYALLALKRVWSLAENLVEEADGLGGLSSVIKACLNQAEAMQSTGNANKNWTRIQEHFFFGAFHPIRDYSTETIFCTFPSLSELADDEWIPPWKFEKLSYFSEDPSLPLRNPAPDLNQLQPGDWIQQDRSEQDKEERWAEVQKKITPWRLGIQEQEPELQLVPPQRAARLGKLHGALLVVASLIDKPTNLGGLCRTCEIFGASALVLDSLRHVNDKNFQSLSVSAELWLPLLEVKPMELTEFLQVKKSEGYCIVGVEQTANSHSLQEYQFPEKTLLLLGNEREGIPANLLQMLDVCVEIPQQGIIRSLNVHVSAALLIWEYTRQHLSSGSAEVDSKRS; encoded by the exons ATGTATTCCGCTTTAATTAACGCAGTGTTATCCAGCTCGCCTGACTACGACCTTCTTTTTGAATCTCTTTCCTGGCCGAGTGAGTCATGGCCAGACACGGAGCGGGTGGAGGCGCTGACAGCTTTCATTGAGGGACTCGGACCGCTTTTGACCGAGCCGGGCTCGACCTCGTTTCCAGATGCAAAGAGACGCTGTGTTTTAGATAAAGTTGAGTCGGTCCTTTGGACCAAGTGTCTGCCTTTCCTCTCCAGAATTTCGGCTGAAGCAGGTGAAGGTGTGCGGTGCAGGGAGAGCACAGCAGCTGCGTGCAGActactgagtgtgtgtgtacctcTCTGTAACGAGGCTGTGTGCAGGCGAGTCTGTCAGTCCATCCTGCCCTCACCCCATCTGTCAGAGGAAGAGCTAACCTCTCCAGGAAGACTCAGTGTGGAGGTTGCGAGTGAAGTGGTAGCTGCTCTTCTGCCGTTTCTGGCAGCAGATGAACAGCTCACACACACCACCGTGTCTTCTAGTCTCTCCTCCATCAGGACACTCCCTGATGCACTGGTCTCCAAGCCAGTCAGGGTCATCTTAAGTCTGCTGAACTGCCTCAGCAGTGCGCGGTTAAAAAGCATCCTCAAGCTCATCCTGGATGATCTGAACAGCTGGCACTCCACCGACCGCACTCCTGCGGTTACAGAGCGGACTCTGCTGTGTTTGACAGCCCTGTCAGACCACCTCCTTAAACCTCACCACCACCcaccctcttcttcctcctcctgctgtgACCTCGACCCTCGTCTGTCCCTTCAGTTCTGGACGATGGTTCAGGATGGACTGATCCACAGTGACAGCGTGTCACGAAAGAGAGCACTGTTCCTGCTGAAAAGGTGTGCAGCCCTGTCTGAAGAGGATGGATTAGACTGTCCTCTTTCTGCAACAAgggaag ATGAGAACTTGTTTAAATGGGCTTCCAGCAAGAACAAGCTGCTCAGAGAGTTCTGGGAGGATTACGTACTGGTGATGGAGACTCTGGAGGAAAACCAA ATTCACGTGGTCCGGCCAGTTTTAAACAGGATAGACACACTGATCCAAACAACAGCAAATGATGATCAAG GTCAAGGACTCTTCCACCCCTCCTGGCTGCTATGTGTGTACCAGCGCATGTTCCACAGTGAGAATAAATCCTTAATGCGAGAAGGAGTGTGTCATCTGCTCGAGCTCCGGGTTCTTCAGCAGCCGACTTTTGCTTTGGCCTTTTCTCAG TTCATCGTTGGCCCCTTTATGGATGTTCTCTCTGAAACATCCCTCTTCCACAG GTCAGTTGGTCAGAGTGTGGGAGACTGTCCCGAACTGGGGGTTAAACTCGAAGTCTTTCTGGCTACCTTCTTCAGTAGCCTGCCAACAGAGCATAGAG GTTGTGTTTTGCTTCAGCTGATTCAGCAGCTGGGCTCTAAACACTGGTGTGCActtcccctcctcttcctctgtcagGCCCTGTCCAAACTTCCCCCAAGTCCACTGCTGGGGACCAGTGGGCTCACTGCTCTGAG GGACGTCCTGCGCTGCACCATGATCACTCATCAAGTCCTTTTAAGAGGAGCTGCCCAGTGCTTCCTGCTTAACAGTGCCCTCTCTCTCACAGTTGTG agtGAAGTTACCCTCGATGATGTTTTTAGCTTCCTGACGCATTTCCGTGCAGACGAGTCGCTGTGTAGAGGGACGCAGCTTTGGAAGCAG ctgtgtGCTTGGCTGTTGGAAAATGAAGGCAGTTTCAAGCCCAGGATTACAGATGAAGATTGCACTGGTGCTTCCACGAGTAACGAAACCATAAGAGCTCATGTTCAAGGCGAAATAGTCTCCTATCTTCGAGTCCCAGCTAGCACAG GTCAGACCGAGAGGTTACCTGACTCGAGAGAAGCTGATAAGTTGGCCAGAGCTATTCTGCTGTGTGTGGACATGGAGAGGAGTCAATCTGGGGCAGAGATCAGCAACACCCTGGAGTCGCTTTTATCACCACTGCTGGAGACCCTGAGCAGAGTCAGCACCAATATCTACTTGCCTCAGCGTAAGAGTGACAAGAGCCTGCAGCTGGTGCTCAGACTGTTCCAGCTCGGAAAAATCCCAAGGAGTCAACGGGACGGAGCGGAGCAAG GGGACAGTGTGATGGTAACTATTGAGACGGTGATTTTAAGGCTTCTTGATCCCATCCAGGAGTTCATCTTTAGGCGGCTGTGTGGGGAATTGCAGGAG gtgTTTGATGTCGAGCGAGCAGAGCTCTATCTTTATGTCCTGAGGCAGCTGGTTGTCATGTGTCGCTCTATGCCACAATACCACAACAAGATTCCCCACAGTGGTTTCTCTAAACTGATAAAGTACAGCCTCACAGTCCTGCGAGAACCAGACCAGCAG GTCCCGTCTTTAGCATACCAGGTAACTAGAGCGGTTACTATGGCGTCCCTGGCCACGCTGTGTGGTCTTATGGAGCATGAAGTGATTGACAAGCGACCAGAGACAGTTTCTGCTCTGAAATCACTGAATGAATACTTCTACAGTCCAAAGCTGCCTTCCTCACACAGTCAGACATCTCTAGGAAATGTCAATCAACGTCTACTGAAACCAGAGACAATAGACTG TGATCTGGAAGTTCAAGATCTGCTACAGGACTGGGGACGCTTCTCTGCCAACTTTATGCGAGACCAGTGGATTTGTCTGAATTTCCTGATTAAGGTTTTTGGAATTCCTGAGTCTGTAGAAGCAGCTGAGACTCTCAAGGCTGCTTTGAGTTGCAGTGTGGAGGCCCTGGCTCTCCTGCCCAGTGACTTGGTGCTCCCTGTATTCACCTTTATGGAGACAGTCCTGCCGCAA TTAGTGCGTGATGAAGAGGCCCTGTGTGTGGAGGCTGTGAGTCTGAGCTGGGAGCTGGTACAAGGCCTGAGCACTAATGCCAATGACTTCTGGCCGGCCCTTAAAGGCTTCATCTCCATGGCTTTCCACCATAAACTGCTTCAGCTGACGCACGCTCAGTCCCCGACCCTGACGGCCACTTTGAAACAG atcGCCCGTGAACTAATGGAGTTGTCTCAGTCAAAGAGTGGAGTTTTTGGCGTGCTGCTTCAACACTGCTGTCAGATGTGGCTGCCTGCAGGTGGAGGCAGCGGTGACCAGGCCGACACGGTGTTTTCTAGTATTTTCAACCACATCAGCATAATTACAGAAGCTTGTGTTTATGGTCCAGTGTTCAGGAGAGATCAACG ACTCGTCCAGGATGTCCAAATATATGTGGAGCAACTTGGTGAAAAGTGTGCAGCTAATGTCGCAGTAACGAG cGATAACAGAGATGATCAGTTGCCTCGCATGTGTGTTCTGGCTTTCCTGTGCCACCTGGATTCTTCTAATCTCCAGCATCAAAGACTAATGGAGGAAGTAGCAATGGAGCTGTTGAAAAAG GATAATGATATATCAAGGTCAAAAGTGCGTTACTACAGCAACTCCCTGCAACATCGTGTTAAAAACAGAGTATGGCAaacactgctgctgttgctgcccAAACTCCGAGAG GAGTTTGTTGCCACTTTGTGGGGTCGTGTGTTTGAAGCGGGATTTTGCAGTAACCAGGCTTCTGTCAAGTACCTGATTGAGTGGATGATGATTCTGATCCTTGTCCGATATCCACAACACACTGACAGCTTTTGGTCCTGCTTTAGCCTG GATCACGAAAAGACTAAGACGAGCGTCTGCACTTTCTTATCTGTTCTTGTACATTTCAGTGTCATCTTTCCTAAACTTAAAGAAAAG GCGGCGCAGTTGCGAAAAGCACTAGACGTCATCCTGCAGTCGTGTTTTAACCATAACTTTAGCGTGCGCCTGTACGCCTTACTGGCTCTGAAAAGGGTGTGGAGCCTGGCGGAAAACCTTGTGGAAGAGGCAGATGGTTTAGGGGGGCTTTCCTCTGTCATCAAGGCCTGTCTGAACCAGGCTGAAGCCATGCAGAGCACTGG AAATGCCAACAAAAACTGGACGAGGATTCAGGAGCACTTCTTCTTTGGTGCCTTTCATCCAATCAGGGATTACAGTACTGAG ACAATATTCTGTACGTTTCCCAGTCTTTCTGAGTTGGCTGATGATGAGTGGATACCACCCTGGAAATTTGAGAAACTCTCATATTTCTCAGAAGATCCATCTTTACCTTTGAGAAATCCTGCTCCTGATCTGAACCAGCTTCAACCTGGAGACTGGATCCAGCAAGACAGAA GTGAGCAGGATAAGGAGGAACGCTGGGCTGAGGTGCAAAAGAAGATCACGCCCTGGAGACTGGGCATCCAGGAGCAGGAGCCTGAACTTCAGCTGGTTCCACCACAGAGGGCTGCTAGACTGGGAAAACTGCACGGTGCCTTGCTGGTTGTGGCCTCGCTTATCGACAAGCCCACCAATCTGGGAG GTCTCTGCCGGACTTGTGAAATATTCGGTGCCAGCGCTCTGGTTCTGGATAGCCTCCGCCACGTGAATGACAAAAACTTCCAGTCCCTGAGTGTCTCAGCTGAGCTGTGGCTTCCTTTGTTAGAG GTGAAGCCGATGGAGCTCACTGAATTCTTGCAGGTGAAGAAGAGTGAAGGTTACTGCATTGTGGGAGTGGAGCAGACAGCCAACAGTCACAGCCTCCAGGAGTACCAGTTCCCTGAAAAGACCCTGTTGCTTTTAGG cAATGAACGTGAAGGTATTCCTGCCAACTTACTCCAAATGTTGGACGTGTGCGTGGAGATCCCTCAACAAGGCATCATCCGCTCACTCAACGTGCACGTGAGCGCTGCCCTGTTAATCTGGGAATACACGCGACAACATCTCAGCTCTGGCTCGGCAGAAGTCGACTCGAAACGCAGCTGA
- the LOC102078478 gene encoding 5-hydroxytryptamine receptor 1D gives MDDLDGSWLEPRLFLQVATTVSANWTESSELGVSKQTQLVLEILMVLMCLGAVTGNILVIVIVAATKTFHSVTSVLIMNLAISDLLVGIGVMPFVALSVMNRGWVDCTDLCSYVGYTSSVYCTASVLTLAAIALDRYHSIIDCLRYSSRCTLWRICAVVLWIWLQALVTSCPPLLGWSSVSYVDPMYSCAVNWASSPSYTAFMASLSYVLPAVVILFCYVNIVKVARSHARRIHTLEDSVQRCRNLPDYAPGDSSNQHSRCHHTPSRLIYHISGQFVSQVGTGEEDYINDALPEATTEQRRSASRRFFSFLAQSASQVPLQNSQQHHSHHGVVRLFMVIAAFFLCWTPYISVALVQATETAISGQSTLVPNSAVTFSYWLVLLNSDINPLLYALLSKRFQNALQGLRQKISTRLGSVVGRGNELRPEGDDGRSSEPSTLTTTHPGLASSSESNRSLCSHSIFTVSTDFKHQPEKHLCSVCHPQKSSTWQEAASDRRADCLQVPSRPQEGSRLPFSAVTEERQATFFYGQITVRVEHDIP, from the exons ATGGACGATCTGGATGGCTCCTGGTTGGAGCCCAGGTTGTTCCTGCAGGTAGCAACTACTGTGAGTGCAAACTGGACTGAAAGCTCGGAGCTGGGGGTGTCCAAGCAGACCCAGCTGGTCCTGGAGATCCTCATGGTGCTGATGTGTTTGGGCGCCGTGACAG GCAACAttcttgttattgttattgtggCTGCAACCAAAACTTTCCACTCGGTGACGTCGGTGCTCATCATGAACCTGGCCATCAGCGACCTCCTGGTGGGCATCGGGGTCATGCCGTTTGTTGCTCTGTCCGTCATGAACCGTGGATGGGTGGATTGCACG GACCTCTGTTCGTATGTGGGTTACACCTCCTCTGTGTACTGCACAGCTTCTGTACTCACCCTGGCTGCCATCGCCCTCGACCGCTACCACTCCATCATAGACTGCTTGCGCTACAGCTCCCGCTGCACCCTGTGGAGAATTTGTGCTGTGGTCCTGTGGATCTGGCTGCAGGCTTTGGTCACCAGTTGCCCCCCACTGCTGGGCTGGAGCTCAGTCAGCTATGTGGACCCCATGTACAGCTGTGCAGTGAACTGGGCCAGCAGTCCTAGTTACACCGCTTTCATGGCTTCCCTCTCGTACGTCTTACCTGCAGTGGTCATCCTCTTCTGCTACGTGAACATTGTCAAGGTGGCCCGCAGCCACGCCAGGAGGATTCACACTCTCGAGGACTCCGTGCAGCGCTGCAGGAATCTCCCAGACTATGCTCCTGGGGATTCTTCCAACCAGCACAGCAGGTGCCACCACACCCCATCGAGACTGATCTACCACATAAGTGGACAGTTTGTGTCTCAAGTTGGTACAGGGGAAGAAGATTATATCAACGATGCTCTTCCTGAAGCTACCACAGAGCAGAGAAGATCAGCGTCCAGGCGCTTTTTCTCCTTCCTGGCTCAAAGTGCCTCCCAAGTTCCTCTCCAGAACTCCCAGCAGCATCACAGCCACCATGGTGTGGTCCGGCTCTTCATGGTCATCGCAGCCTTCTTCCTCTGCTGGACACCTTACATAAGTGTGGCCCTGGTTCAGGCCACAGAAACTGCAATTTCAGGCCAGTCCACCCTCGTCCCAAACTCTGCTGTTACTTTCTCCTACTGGCTGGTGCTGTTGAACTCTGATATCAATCCTCTACTGTACGCACTGCTTAGCAAGCGTTTCCAAAACGCTCTTCAGGGACTCAGGCAAAAAATAAGCACTCGTCTGGGGAGCGTAGTGGGAAGGGGAAATGAGCTCAGACCAGAGGGAGATGATGGAAGGAGCAGCGAGCCCAGCACGCTGACCACCACCCATCCCGGGCTGGCCTCCAGCTCTGAGAGCAACAGATCATTGTGTTCTCACTCCATCTTCACTGTCAGCACCGACTTCAAACATCAGCCTGAGAAACATCTGTGCAGTGTGTGTCATCCTCAAAAGAGCTCTACGTGGCAAGAAGCAGCAAGTGACAGAAGAGCAGACTGCCTGCAGGTCCCCTCGCGgccacaagagggcagcagACTACCTTTTTCTGCTGTGACCGAGGAGCGGCAGGCCACTTTTTTCTATGGCCAGATAACAGTGAGAGTAGAGCATGACATTCCTTAG
- the slc35f3b gene encoding putative thiamine transporter SLC35F3 isoform X2, giving the protein MKKHSARVAPLSACNSPVLTLTKVEGEDRSRENVVGTTDAQSAGAAGAESGSSRRRLHCCIRVTAVQVRKALWGVAMVMCVCSSWAGSTQLAKLTFKQFDAPFTLTWFATTWNCLFFPLYYIGHLCKSPERQTARQRLRECCRFFGDDGLTPKVFFTKVAPFGLLWILTNYLYLQALRKINTTDVSALFCCNKAFVFLLSWIVLRDRFMGVRIVAAILAIAGIVMMTYADGFHSHSVIGIALVVASASMSALYKVLFKMVLGSAKFGEAALFLSIVGSTNFVFVSFVPVMLYFTHVEYIESLRDIPWAYLCGVAALLFAFNVLVNFGIAITYPTLISLGIVLSVPVNAMVDLYTCEIHFNSVRLIAVFIICLGFLMLLLPEDWDQCIIQLSQKLRKRDEPAEGSGEAGAGTGLNWRGRARTSMSTYAL; this is encoded by the exons GGGAAGATCGCTCCAGAGAGAATGTGGTGGGCACCACAGACGCGCAGTCGGCCGGTGCTGCGGGAGCAGAGTCCGGCTCCAGCAGACGGCGGCTTCACTGCTGCATCCGAGTGACAGCTGTACAAGTGCGGAAGGCTCTATGGGGAGTCGCCATGGTGATGTGCGTGTGTTCCTCCTGGGCAGGCTCCACCCAGCTGGCCAAGCTGACCTTTAAGCAGTTTGATGCTCCCTTCACCCTCACCTGGTTCGCCACCACGTGGAACTGCCTCTTCTTCCCCCTCTACTACATCGGCCACCTGTGCAAGAGTCCGGAGAGGCAGACAGCCAGGCAGAGGTTAAG GGAGTGCTGCAGGTTTTTCGGAGACGATGGGCTGACGCCGAAGGTGTTTTTCACCAAGGTAGCTCCTTTTGGCCTGCTGTGGATCCTCACCAACTACCTGTACCTGCAGGCCCTCAGGAAGATCAACACAACAGATGTGTCAGCGCTATTCTGTTGTAACAAGGCCTTCGTCTTCCTGCTGTCATGGATCGTGCTCAGAGACCGCTTCATGGGGGTCAGG ATAGTAGCTGCTATCTTGGCCATAGCAGGCATCGTAATGATGACCTATGCCGATGGATTCCACAGCCACTCGGTCATCGGCATTGCTTTGGTCGTGGCCTCTGCTTCGATGTCAGCGCTCTATAAG GTGCTCTTTAAGATGGTGCTGGGAAGTGCCAAATTTGGAGAGGCTGCACTCTTTCTGAGCATCGTTGGAAGCACCAATTTTGTTTTCGTCAGCTTTGTGCCAGTCATGCTGTATTTTACACACGTGGAGTACATCGAGTCACTCAGAGACATCCCATGGGCCTACCTCTGTGGGGTCGCAGCCCTGCTTTTCG CTTTCAACGTCCTGGTGAACTTTGGCATTGCGATAACATACCCGACATTAATTTCCCTTGGCATTGTCCTAAGTGTTCCTGTAAACGCCA tggtGGACCTCTACACGTGTGAAATTCACTTTAACTCGGTGCGCCTCATTGCCGTGTTCATCATTTGCTTGGGTTTCCTAATGCTGCTGTTACCAGAGGACTGGGACCAGTGCATCATCCAGCTCAGCCAGAAGCTGCGCAAACGTGACGAGCCAGCAGAAGGCAGCGGAGAGGCGGGAGCTGGCACAGGGCTCAACTGGAGAGGGAGAGCCAGGACCTCCATGTCAACATATGCACTTTGA